The following coding sequences lie in one Thermodesulforhabdaceae bacterium genomic window:
- a CDS encoding bacteriohemerythrin codes for SQQAAAIEETSSALEEMASMTRQNADNASEAERLMRETRDIVSDANASMDNLAASMAEINRASEETSKIIKTIDEIAFQTNLLALNAAVEAARAGEAGAGFAVVADEVRSLAMRAAEAAKNTAALIEATVTKAKAGMSATEQTKAVFAKVVYSTEKVSELLGEIAAASQEQRDGIDQVNRAVSEMDKSIQANAANAEESAAAAEELNAQAEQLRSYVGELLAIIGGRGLEVAEVSKLSTERQARKAIREVPALAKPAGAVKRIAAPAARPAIPRKASEVSPGKTAKVKPIMVWSPEYSVGVSELDDQHQRLFKMINDLNEAMATGRGKDVLDRILSGLVDYTDKHFQREEYYMEKANYPDLANHREVHRRLMEKVHEMANRYKAGEIGLGIELLNFLGDWLKKHILGADKKYVPYLTGMDLRDSMF; via the coding sequence ATCTCAGCAGGCGGCGGCAATAGAAGAAACTTCATCGGCTCTGGAAGAGATGGCTTCCATGACTCGCCAGAATGCAGACAACGCTTCAGAAGCTGAAAGACTCATGAGGGAAACTCGAGATATAGTTTCCGACGCCAATGCTTCTATGGATAACCTTGCCGCATCTATGGCGGAAATAAATCGAGCAAGCGAAGAAACATCGAAAATCATTAAAACAATTGACGAGATTGCCTTTCAGACCAACTTACTGGCTCTGAATGCGGCGGTGGAAGCGGCTCGAGCAGGCGAAGCTGGAGCAGGCTTTGCAGTCGTAGCCGACGAAGTAAGATCACTTGCCATGAGAGCAGCCGAAGCGGCAAAAAACACGGCAGCATTAATCGAAGCCACAGTTACAAAAGCTAAAGCCGGCATGAGCGCAACGGAACAGACAAAGGCGGTTTTTGCAAAGGTGGTTTACAGCACAGAAAAAGTTTCCGAACTGCTTGGAGAAATTGCAGCGGCGTCTCAGGAACAAAGGGATGGAATTGATCAGGTAAACAGAGCCGTATCCGAGATGGATAAATCGATCCAGGCGAATGCGGCAAATGCTGAGGAATCGGCTGCGGCGGCTGAGGAACTTAATGCCCAGGCGGAGCAGTTGCGCTCCTACGTGGGAGAACTTCTGGCTATAATAGGAGGAAGGGGCCTAGAAGTGGCTGAAGTTTCAAAACTATCGACGGAAAGACAGGCAAGAAAAGCTATTAGAGAAGTTCCAGCGCTGGCAAAACCCGCGGGCGCTGTTAAAAGAATTGCAGCTCCAGCAGCAAGACCTGCCATTCCCAGAAAAGCCTCAGAAGTCTCACCAGGTAAAACAGCTAAGGTAAAACCCATTATGGTATGGTCGCCTGAATATTCCGTGGGGGTTTCCGAACTTGACGATCAACATCAGAGGCTTTTCAAAATGATAAACGATCTGAACGAAGCTATGGCTACCGGGCGAGGAAAAGACGTGCTGGATCGAATACTTTCAGGGCTTGTGGACTACACGGATAAACATTTCCAGAGAGAAGAATACTACATGGAAAAAGCAAATTATCCCGATCTTGCAAATCACCGCGAGGTTCACAGACGATTGATGGAAAAGGTTCACGAAATGGCTAATAGATACAAAGCGGGTGAGATTGGTCTTGGTATAGAACTTCTCAATTTCCTGGGAGACTGGCTCAAGAAACACATTCTGGGAGCAGACAAGAAATATGTTCCTTACCTGACCGGGATGGATTTGAGAGATTCCATGTTTTAG
- a CDS encoding ATP-binding protein, with protein MKVGEFFGTLPLIKNPPESLLMTTIAISSIILAAMGIYSSHSLVFTVILMGLLCINLVGLYKILKSFQKLKESQVRINDQLIQSHKLSALGEIVTGIAHEINNPLAIIHQEVQWVQHCMSSQEENLIEEVKDSVQEISRQVQRCRDITHKLLDFARKRKPVAQSADLNEVIEDMVKLVELTTKTPTKNRELGNLGNTKAEKFIRIERNYNLNIPLVLVDVPLLRQVILNLLVNAVQSLGEQGGIIEVSTRYSGGDMVEFSVSDTGCGIPPEHLDKIFIPFFTTKPPGQGTGLGLSLAYTIIHSMGGTIEVESKLGKGSRFTVQLPARKKEGQSHGGKTTFATQSFDS; from the coding sequence GTGAAGGTCGGGGAGTTTTTCGGAACGTTGCCGCTTATTAAAAACCCTCCAGAATCGTTGCTTATGACAACGATTGCAATTTCTTCTATTATTCTTGCTGCTATGGGGATTTATTCATCGCATAGCCTGGTCTTTACTGTTATCCTAATGGGACTTTTGTGTATAAACCTGGTTGGGCTTTACAAAATTCTAAAATCCTTTCAAAAACTCAAAGAAAGTCAGGTTCGGATAAACGATCAACTCATCCAATCCCACAAACTGTCCGCTCTGGGAGAAATAGTTACTGGAATTGCCCACGAGATAAATAACCCTCTTGCCATAATACATCAGGAAGTTCAGTGGGTTCAGCATTGCATGTCATCTCAAGAGGAAAATCTCATAGAAGAGGTCAAAGATTCCGTTCAGGAAATTTCACGACAGGTTCAACGTTGTCGCGATATTACTCACAAACTACTTGACTTTGCCAGGAAGCGTAAGCCTGTAGCACAATCAGCCGATTTGAATGAAGTTATTGAAGATATGGTTAAACTGGTTGAACTAACGACAAAAACGCCAACCAAAAATCGAGAATTGGGAAACTTGGGTAACACCAAGGCTGAGAAATTTATCCGAATTGAACGAAATTACAATCTTAACATCCCTCTCGTATTGGTGGATGTTCCTCTTTTAAGGCAGGTTATTCTCAATCTTCTGGTAAACGCTGTGCAATCTCTGGGGGAACAGGGTGGAATAATAGAAGTTTCCACAAGATACAGCGGTGGCGATATGGTGGAGTTTTCGGTAAGCGATACAGGTTGCGGTATTCCACCCGAACACTTAGACAAGATCTTTATTCCTTTTTTTACAACCAAGCCACCAGGCCAGGGAACGGGCCTGGGGCTTTCTCTAGCATACACGATTATTCACAGCATGGGCGGAACCATAGAAGTCGAAAGCAAATTGGGAAAGGGCTCTAGATTTACGGTGCAACTCCCAGCCAGAAAAAAGGAAGGACAAAGCCATGGAGGAAAAACAACCTTTGCGACCCAAAGTTTTGATAGTTGA
- a CDS encoding ATP-binding protein: protein MTKRYHLVGIKMTVAIICFSIIPLVMLGFSLYRHFSNSYTARVLESLRVSVEDRKRAIDLFFEERVLQLASIANTHSFSQITKPGYLDELFSLIQSRSRYYIDIGIIDMHGNHVAYVGPYNLKGFNYRETEWFQAVSMQGVYISDVFLGFRRAPHFIIAVMKREADGFWWILRATINTELFESLVLAARKGRYGDAFLVNEKGEYQTNPQVIGKTPDQSLPLEVRFFHGTKVTEAKMNGRRVATAASWLENKRWMLVVIEDLEEELFPLLQAKHLAFILLFVGVGAIVIGAVAVSVVMVRQLEQADRERSALDAELMHSSKMAALGRLAAGVAHEINNPLAVIREKAGWLRDLLEEEDIKASENFKEFADAVDKIEYHVERAREVTHRLLGFARRMEPRREKVNVNKVILETLSFLENEATYRNITIHKDLSLNIPDIQSDGAQLQQVFLNILNNAIDAVEKNGDIWISTRLKNGGNWVAIEISDSGPGINEEIMDRIFDPFVTTKPVGKGTGLGLSITYNIVEKLGGKIYARNRDGGHGAVFTVELPLVVGGSEDVLRV, encoded by the coding sequence ATGACGAAACGCTACCACCTCGTTGGAATCAAAATGACCGTGGCTATAATTTGCTTCTCCATAATACCGCTGGTCATGCTTGGGTTTTCACTCTACCGCCATTTCAGCAATTCCTACACTGCTCGAGTTCTCGAATCTCTCAGAGTTTCGGTGGAGGATCGAAAACGGGCGATAGATTTATTTTTCGAGGAACGAGTTCTACAGCTTGCAAGCATCGCCAACACCCACAGTTTCTCCCAAATCACCAAACCCGGCTACCTTGATGAACTTTTTTCGCTCATACAGAGCCGCTCCCGATATTACATTGATATCGGGATCATAGATATGCATGGAAACCACGTTGCTTATGTTGGTCCATACAATCTCAAAGGCTTTAACTACCGCGAGACTGAATGGTTTCAGGCGGTTTCCATGCAGGGAGTTTACATAAGCGATGTATTTTTGGGCTTTCGGCGTGCACCACATTTTATTATTGCGGTTATGAAGAGAGAAGCTGATGGTTTCTGGTGGATTCTTAGAGCTACCATTAATACTGAACTTTTTGAATCTCTGGTGCTGGCTGCTCGCAAGGGGCGTTACGGCGATGCCTTTCTCGTAAACGAAAAGGGTGAATACCAGACTAATCCTCAAGTGATCGGTAAGACGCCGGATCAGTCTCTACCTCTGGAAGTAAGATTTTTCCATGGCACTAAGGTCACCGAAGCAAAAATGAACGGTCGCAGAGTGGCTACTGCGGCATCGTGGCTGGAAAATAAAAGATGGATGCTCGTGGTTATTGAAGACCTCGAAGAAGAATTATTTCCTCTTCTGCAGGCAAAACATCTGGCGTTCATACTGCTATTTGTGGGAGTAGGCGCCATTGTGATAGGAGCTGTTGCCGTATCGGTCGTGATGGTAAGACAACTTGAGCAGGCAGATCGAGAAAGAAGCGCTCTTGACGCTGAACTCATGCACTCTTCCAAAATGGCTGCTTTAGGAAGGCTTGCTGCCGGTGTGGCACATGAAATAAACAATCCGCTTGCTGTCATTCGAGAAAAAGCCGGCTGGTTGAGAGATTTGCTAGAAGAAGAGGACATCAAGGCAAGCGAAAATTTTAAGGAATTCGCCGATGCTGTTGATAAAATAGAATATCATGTTGAACGAGCACGAGAGGTGACTCACCGCCTTCTTGGATTCGCCCGTCGAATGGAGCCTCGTCGAGAAAAAGTTAATGTCAACAAGGTCATTCTGGAAACCCTTTCTTTTCTTGAAAACGAAGCGACCTATCGCAACATCACCATTCATAAAGATCTATCGCTCAATATTCCCGACATTCAGAGCGACGGAGCACAGCTTCAACAGGTGTTTTTGAATATTCTCAACAACGCTATTGATGCCGTTGAAAAGAACGGAGATATCTGGATCAGCACCAGGTTGAAAAATGGTGGGAACTGGGTTGCGATCGAAATAAGCGACAGTGGACCCGGAATTAACGAAGAAATCATGGATCGAATCTTCGATCCCTTTGTTACAACCAAACCGGTGGGTAAAGGAACCGGCCTGGGGCTTTCCATAACTTACAACATTGTAGAAAAGCTTGGTGGGAAAATCTATGCTCGCAACAGAGATGGTGGGCATGGAGCTGTTTTTACTGTTGAGTTGCCCCTGGTGGTTGGAGGAAGTGAGGACGTGCTGAGAGTATAA
- the lon gene encoding endopeptidase La: MWFFKKKDDENKQTGQDRVSSAEKIAQGSSSQSSTLSKLRSMLDEKPYPPYVREAVLMELEHLEHMDPGMSEYSIGLNYVEYLLKLPWNKYTQDNLDFASVEQILNKHHYGLTHIKERILEHLAIRTLCILRNFRVLIVDDEEIALRNLEYILKREGYDVDSAINGKEALEQIIRKDFDLVITDLKMDQMDGMQLLEKIKDIKPQVEVAVVTGYATVDSAVEALKKGAVHYISKPVNIEDLKRLARERAEKKRHQQIGRGPVLCFVGPPGTGKTSMGKSIAEALGRKFARISLGGLKDEAELRGHRRTYVGALPGRIIQEIYRLGVSNPVIMLDEVDKIGKDFRGDPASVLLEILDQEQNFQFYDHYLEIPFDLSRVMFIATANTVSDLPGPLVDRFEIIQFSGYTEREKVEIAANYILPKLQQEYGLTDVILDISRDVLTFIIREYTREAGLRNLERELAALCRRVARLIVSKQIDPYDREDQKSVVSFDNQKIQEFLGPPRFQHEKMGVMNRVGVTTGLVWTENGGEIVFVETTKMQGTNQLILTGLLGKILKESAQTALSYLRSHAVDFGIDPTNFANVDIHIHIPSGAIPKDGPSAGITIFFALLSLFLNRPARRNVALTGELSLTGRILPVEGVREKLLAAQRAGINTVVLPLKNRSHTEFLSDDVKEGLKIVFVDDVSKVIDTVLEQFNVMG, translated from the coding sequence ATGTGGTTTTTCAAGAAAAAAGATGACGAGAATAAACAGACGGGACAGGATAGAGTTTCAAGCGCCGAGAAAATTGCGCAAGGAAGTAGTTCTCAAAGTTCAACGCTTTCAAAGTTACGATCCATGCTGGATGAAAAGCCTTATCCCCCATATGTCCGTGAAGCCGTCTTGATGGAGCTTGAACATCTTGAACATATGGACCCGGGCATGTCAGAATATTCTATAGGGCTAAATTATGTTGAATATCTCCTCAAGCTCCCATGGAACAAATACACCCAGGATAACTTAGACTTTGCTTCCGTTGAACAGATTCTGAATAAACATCACTATGGACTTACTCACATCAAAGAAAGAATTCTGGAACACTTGGCCATACGAACCCTGTGCATACTGAGAAACTTTCGTGTTCTAATTGTGGACGACGAGGAAATTGCTCTCAGGAATCTGGAATATATTCTTAAGCGTGAAGGCTACGATGTTGACTCAGCAATCAATGGCAAAGAAGCTCTAGAACAAATCATTCGAAAGGATTTTGACCTTGTTATTACAGACCTCAAAATGGACCAGATGGATGGCATGCAACTGCTTGAAAAGATCAAGGATATTAAGCCTCAAGTTGAAGTAGCGGTTGTAACAGGATACGCAACAGTGGATTCAGCCGTGGAAGCACTCAAGAAGGGAGCGGTTCATTACATCTCAAAACCGGTTAATATTGAAGACCTCAAGCGACTTGCTAGGGAACGAGCGGAAAAGAAGAGGCATCAGCAAATTGGGAGAGGTCCGGTCCTTTGCTTCGTAGGTCCACCTGGAACCGGAAAAACATCTATGGGGAAGTCAATAGCGGAAGCTCTGGGCAGAAAATTCGCTCGTATTTCCCTCGGCGGTTTAAAAGACGAAGCAGAGCTTCGAGGCCACCGTCGAACTTACGTGGGTGCTCTGCCCGGAAGAATTATTCAGGAAATTTACCGACTTGGGGTCAGCAATCCCGTAATCATGCTTGATGAGGTAGATAAAATCGGAAAAGACTTTCGAGGAGATCCAGCATCTGTTCTTCTTGAAATTCTGGATCAGGAACAGAATTTTCAATTTTACGATCACTATCTCGAAATTCCTTTTGATCTTTCCAGAGTCATGTTCATAGCCACTGCTAACACAGTAAGTGACCTACCCGGTCCACTTGTTGACCGATTTGAGATAATTCAATTTTCAGGTTACACCGAGCGGGAAAAAGTGGAGATAGCTGCAAATTACATTCTTCCTAAGTTACAGCAGGAATATGGACTTACGGATGTAATTCTGGATATTTCTCGTGATGTTTTGACCTTTATCATTAGAGAATACACTAGAGAAGCCGGTTTAAGGAATCTAGAGCGTGAGCTTGCCGCTTTATGTCGACGAGTAGCAAGGCTTATAGTGTCAAAGCAGATAGACCCTTATGATAGGGAAGACCAGAAAAGCGTTGTATCTTTCGATAATCAAAAGATTCAGGAATTTCTTGGTCCCCCACGGTTTCAACACGAAAAAATGGGTGTTATGAACAGAGTGGGTGTAACGACCGGTCTGGTATGGACAGAAAACGGAGGAGAAATCGTCTTTGTAGAAACCACTAAAATGCAGGGCACAAATCAACTTATTCTAACAGGGCTTCTTGGAAAGATCCTCAAAGAATCTGCTCAGACTGCTTTAAGTTACCTCAGGAGTCACGCTGTGGACTTTGGTATTGATCCAACTAATTTTGCGAATGTTGATATTCACATTCATATTCCGTCCGGCGCTATTCCTAAAGACGGTCCTTCAGCCGGCATTACAATCTTTTTTGCTCTTCTTTCCCTGTTTCTTAACCGTCCAGCTCGGAGAAATGTGGCTTTGACAGGAGAGCTATCACTTACTGGTAGGATTCTTCCTGTGGAAGGCGTGAGAGAAAAGCTCCTTGCAGCTCAACGTGCCGGCATAAATACCGTTGTCCTGCCTCTTAAAAACCGCTCTCACACGGAATTTCTAAGCGACGATGTTAAAGAAGGACTTAAAATTGTCTTTGTTGACGATGTGTCTAAGGTTATCGACACCGTTTTGGAGCAATTTAATGTCATGGGCTAA
- a CDS encoding MCP four helix bundle domain-containing protein: MKLSSKIMGGFGIVTIITIFVGVVGWIGLQRLIGNMNVLDDQVVPSISAIDEIESDLKSIRIAARTLMNPLLSKEDRARQFANAEEAKKELSKALKDLEAVPNKTPSRIELEKQFIAKLNDYLPATDQFFKMAKDIEATGITNPMELVEKIERFRFLHYQTMLKVADLLALKEEFEGGEDASQCEFGKWLASFKTDNENLSKLLNQIAPIHEEFHKSVKKIKETVKNGDLAAANMIYKMQLKPTAKATFEYFEKLAEIANQSKNLYMNMIKYGMEDLVVKQKEAVDVLSKIVKTIDEEQANAVTKLKSAVRSSRILLIAGVLIGAILAMLIGSYIVISTTRVLRRIAEGLSDGA, translated from the coding sequence ATGAAGCTTAGCTCTAAGATCATGGGAGGATTCGGAATTGTTACTATCATTACTATTTTCGTAGGAGTTGTCGGGTGGATTGGGTTGCAAAGGCTTATCGGAAACATGAATGTCTTAGACGATCAAGTTGTTCCTTCTATATCTGCCATAGACGAAATAGAGTCAGATCTGAAATCTATCCGGATTGCCGCAAGAACCCTTATGAACCCATTGCTTTCCAAAGAAGATAGAGCAAGGCAGTTTGCAAATGCGGAAGAAGCTAAAAAAGAGCTTTCTAAGGCTTTGAAAGACCTTGAAGCCGTGCCGAATAAGACACCCAGCAGAATAGAACTAGAAAAGCAGTTTATTGCTAAACTCAATGATTATCTTCCTGCAACGGATCAATTCTTTAAGATGGCAAAAGATATTGAAGCAACTGGAATTACGAACCCAATGGAACTTGTTGAAAAAATTGAGCGTTTTCGATTTCTTCATTACCAGACCATGCTTAAGGTAGCAGATCTTCTTGCTCTGAAAGAAGAATTCGAAGGAGGAGAAGATGCTTCTCAGTGTGAATTCGGCAAATGGCTGGCTTCTTTCAAAACAGACAACGAAAACCTTTCAAAGCTCCTGAATCAAATAGCCCCCATTCACGAGGAATTCCATAAATCAGTTAAAAAGATTAAAGAAACAGTGAAAAATGGAGATTTGGCGGCTGCTAACATGATTTACAAAATGCAGCTTAAGCCAACAGCGAAAGCCACTTTTGAATACTTTGAAAAACTGGCAGAAATAGCAAATCAAAGCAAAAATCTTTATATGAATATGATAAAATACGGTATGGAAGATCTGGTAGTAAAACAAAAAGAAGCTGTTGATGTTCTTTCAAAGATTGTGAAAACTATCGATGAAGAACAAGCCAATGCTGTTACCAAGTTAAAATCTGCTGTCAGGTCATCCAGAATACTTCTTATAGCCGGGGTATTAATCGGCGCTATTCTAGCCATGTTAATAGGGAGTTATATTGTCATATCAACCACTAGAGTGCTCAGGCGAATTGCGGAAGGTCTTTCTGATGGAGC
- a CDS encoding sigma 54-interacting transcriptional regulator has product MAPTVLIVDDEPNYLVVLEELLIDEGYTVLTADNAKTGQELALNHDVDVVVTDMKMPDIDGMIFLDNLHRLKPDLPIIMMTAYGTIEKAVEAMKKGAFDYICKPFENEEFKMVVARAVEHFRLLCRNRELEEEIKNRYSFQNIIGKSPAMQKVFYVIEKVAPSKSTVLITGESGTGKELIAKAIHYQSPRKDKPFVSVNCGALPETLLESELFGHERGAFTGAIQQRKGRFELAHEGTLFLDEISEMPLHLQVKLLRVLQEMEFERVGGSQTIRVDVRVIAATNRDLKREVEAGRFRSDLFYRLNVVNIHLPPLRDRSEDIPLLISHFLEKYSKEIGHREPLKVDRNAMRCLMEYHWPGNVRELENVIERAILLSSGNVITMADLPVEVRQGRGGELLQDDEFTRERSEEKPNLAFPQVDPFSSGTPASYFLSPRQVRGLEFIRKHGYITNKYYAEINSISARHALRDLDDLIAQGYIIRVGQGRSARYVLNPGRASQPKMR; this is encoded by the coding sequence GTGGCCCCAACAGTGCTCATAGTGGATGATGAACCAAACTACCTCGTGGTGCTAGAAGAACTTTTGATCGATGAAGGTTATACAGTGCTTACAGCCGATAACGCCAAAACCGGTCAGGAACTGGCACTGAACCACGATGTTGATGTTGTTGTGACCGATATGAAAATGCCAGACATTGATGGCATGATCTTTCTTGATAACCTTCACCGTCTTAAGCCTGATCTTCCGATCATTATGATGACAGCCTACGGCACTATCGAAAAGGCAGTTGAAGCAATGAAGAAGGGAGCCTTTGACTATATCTGTAAGCCCTTCGAAAACGAAGAATTCAAAATGGTCGTGGCTCGAGCTGTGGAACATTTTAGACTTCTCTGCCGGAATAGAGAACTGGAAGAAGAGATTAAAAACCGGTATTCTTTCCAGAACATAATCGGTAAAAGTCCAGCTATGCAAAAGGTGTTTTATGTAATCGAGAAGGTTGCCCCTTCAAAATCGACAGTACTTATTACGGGCGAATCAGGCACAGGAAAAGAGCTTATAGCTAAGGCTATTCATTACCAGAGTCCCAGGAAAGACAAGCCCTTTGTGTCGGTAAATTGTGGTGCTCTTCCTGAAACGCTACTTGAGAGCGAGCTTTTCGGCCATGAACGAGGAGCCTTCACCGGAGCCATTCAACAGAGAAAGGGGCGGTTTGAGTTAGCTCATGAGGGTACTCTATTTCTCGACGAAATAAGCGAAATGCCTCTGCACCTTCAGGTTAAGCTTCTTAGAGTGCTTCAGGAGATGGAGTTTGAGCGGGTTGGCGGAAGCCAGACAATCCGAGTAGATGTGCGAGTTATCGCCGCTACCAATAGAGATCTTAAAAGAGAGGTTGAAGCAGGAAGATTTCGTTCAGATCTTTTCTATCGATTAAACGTTGTAAATATTCATCTGCCGCCTCTAAGAGACCGCTCTGAGGATATACCTCTCCTTATCAGTCATTTCCTAGAAAAGTACAGTAAGGAGATCGGACATAGAGAGCCTTTGAAGGTGGACAGAAACGCTATGCGGTGTCTCATGGAATATCACTGGCCTGGAAACGTGCGAGAACTAGAAAATGTTATTGAAAGAGCCATCCTGCTGTCGTCGGGGAATGTTATTACTATGGCTGACCTGCCTGTCGAAGTGCGCCAGGGTAGAGGCGGTGAACTCTTACAGGATGATGAATTCACCAGAGAACGATCGGAAGAAAAGCCAAACCTGGCTTTCCCTCAGGTGGATCCGTTTTCTTCTGGAACTCCAGCTTCTTATTTTCTGTCACCTCGCCAAGTAAGAGGACTCGAATTTATCCGAAAGCACGGCTATATCACAAATAAGTATTATGCTGAGATCAATAGTATCTCTGCTAGGCACGCACTAAGGGATCTCGATGATTTGATTGCTCAAGGGTATATTATTCGAGTCGGTCAGGGGAGGAGCGCTCGCTACGTTCTTAACCCTGGAAGAGCCAGTCAACCAAAAATGAGATGA
- a CDS encoding response regulator yields the protein MNSRKIKILVVDDELDFLETIVKRLERRGFNAFGVSSGKAALEYLETNDVDVIVLDVRMPGMDGIEVLKEVVTKWPLVQVILLTGHGSLEAGRRGLELGAYDYVLKPAKLEDLIKKIQQAFERKILLEQTQTER from the coding sequence ATGAATTCCAGAAAAATAAAAATTCTTGTCGTGGACGACGAACTTGATTTCCTCGAAACCATTGTCAAGCGCCTTGAAAGGCGGGGTTTTAATGCTTTTGGAGTATCAAGCGGCAAAGCAGCTTTGGAGTATCTTGAAACGAATGACGTGGATGTCATTGTGCTTGATGTCCGAATGCCCGGCATGGACGGCATAGAGGTGCTCAAAGAAGTCGTAACCAAGTGGCCACTGGTGCAGGTAATTCTTCTTACAGGGCACGGGTCACTTGAAGCTGGAAGACGAGGACTTGAGCTTGGAGCTTACGATTATGTCCTGAAGCCAGCCAAACTCGAAGATCTTATAAAGAAGATCCAGCAGGCTTTTGAACGAAAAATTTTGCTCGAACAAACTCAGACGGAGAGATAA
- a CDS encoding response regulator, with product MEEKQPLRPKVLIVDDEERFRKTLSKLLVAQGLEVYSAGSGEESLEFISNHNVDIVLLDMRMPGMNGIDTLTAIKKIDPSIEVIMLTGHASVDVAVEIMKRGGYEYLLKPCDIDELMIKIDSAFERRMTRLKQFSQRTSLS from the coding sequence ATGGAGGAAAAACAACCTTTGCGACCCAAAGTTTTGATAGTTGACGACGAGGAGCGATTCCGAAAAACTCTATCGAAGCTTCTTGTTGCTCAAGGGCTTGAAGTTTATTCTGCAGGAAGCGGTGAAGAATCGCTGGAGTTCATTAGTAATCATAATGTTGACATTGTGCTTCTTGACATGCGCATGCCCGGCATGAACGGAATAGACACTCTCACCGCCATAAAAAAGATAGACCCATCGATTGAGGTCATCATGCTAACGGGGCATGCATCTGTTGATGTGGCTGTGGAAATTATGAAACGGGGCGGTTATGAATATTTGTTAAAGCCCTGCGATATTGACGAATTGATGATAAAAATAGATTCCGCCTTCGAGAGAAGGATGACTCGGCTGAAACAGTTTTCTCAGCGGACTTCTCTTTCATAG
- the thiC gene encoding phosphomethylpyrimidine synthase ThiC, translated as MTQLEMAKKGIISNEMRKAAEADNIDPESLRSLIASGKAVLPKNINHNFDRILAIGEKLRTKVNANIGSSGACASLENELVKLEAAVSAGTDSVMDLSTGGDLEAIRLAILEKSPVMVGTVPIYSVATRLHRNHIPIYKMDVDELFKSIEEQCRQGIDYITVHCGITRETIKRIEGSNRLIPSVSRGGSILLQWMKHNNKENPLYENFDALLEIAYRYDVTLSLGDGMRPGTIVDATDRPQIEELILLGELARRAREKNVQAMIEGPGHVPLDQITANVILEKRLCDGAPFYLLGPLPTDIAPGYDHITAAIGGAIAAAAGADFLCYVTPAEHLALPTPEDVYVGVVASRIAGHVADIVKGVPGAIEKDRLMSTYRRDLNWEGMLSVAIDPEQAKKRLALANDRETCTMCGELCAVKLSRAFLKKDSQEKE; from the coding sequence ATGACTCAACTCGAAATGGCAAAAAAAGGTATTATTTCCAATGAGATGAGAAAAGCGGCCGAGGCGGACAACATTGATCCTGAATCCTTGAGATCGCTCATTGCGTCTGGAAAAGCTGTGCTTCCCAAAAATATAAACCACAATTTTGACCGTATTCTTGCCATAGGGGAAAAGTTACGGACCAAGGTCAATGCTAATATTGGAAGCAGTGGAGCCTGCGCATCTTTAGAAAATGAGCTTGTAAAGCTCGAAGCAGCAGTATCTGCGGGAACAGATTCAGTGATGGATCTTTCCACCGGCGGCGATCTTGAAGCTATTCGCTTAGCAATTTTAGAAAAATCCCCTGTTATGGTCGGAACGGTGCCAATATACTCCGTAGCAACTCGGCTCCACAGAAATCACATTCCTATTTATAAGATGGACGTTGATGAACTCTTCAAAAGCATAGAAGAGCAGTGTCGTCAGGGAATAGATTATATAACAGTTCATTGCGGTATTACTCGAGAAACCATAAAACGAATCGAAGGAAGCAATAGACTCATACCATCCGTGAGTCGAGGTGGTTCAATACTGCTTCAGTGGATGAAGCACAATAACAAAGAAAATCCGCTATACGAGAACTTCGACGCCCTGTTGGAGATTGCTTACCGTTACGATGTGACCCTCAGTCTTGGTGATGGGATGAGGCCCGGGACAATAGTTGATGCTACGGATCGGCCTCAAATAGAAGAGCTTATCCTGCTTGGGGAGTTGGCACGACGTGCTAGAGAAAAGAACGTTCAGGCAATGATCGAGGGACCAGGTCATGTTCCTCTTGATCAAATCACCGCAAACGTCATTCTAGAAAAGCGACTGTGTGACGGTGCACCCTTTTACCTCCTCGGACCGCTTCCAACCGACATAGCTCCAGGTTATGATCACATCACTGCCGCCATAGGTGGAGCTATTGCTGCTGCTGCCGGAGCAGACTTTCTCTGTTATGTAACGCCGGCAGAACACTTAGCACTACCGACCCCGGAAGACGTTTACGTCGGTGTTGTGGCGTCTCGCATAGCGGGGCATGTAGCCGACATTGTCAAAGGAGTGCCTGGCGCTATAGAAAAAGATCGCCTGATGTCCACATATCGCCGAGACCTGAATTGGGAAGGTATGTTATCCGTAGCGATAGATCCAGAACAAGCCAAAAAGAGGCTAGCTCTCGCTAATGATCGGGAAACCTGCACCATGTGCGGAGAGTTGTGTGCGGTGAAGTTGTCTCGAGCATTCTTGAAAAAGGATAGCCAGGAAAAAGAATAA